The Streptomyces rubrogriseus genomic sequence GCTGGCACCCAGGGTGCGGTCCCTGGTGCGCGGGCACCACCAGATGCACGCCTCCGAGTTCACCGGCGACCACGACGCCGGCCGGGAACTGCAGTACCGCAACGACCAGTTGATGTTCGTCGCCGAGGGCGCCGTGGAGATCGAGGCCGAGGGCCGGGCCTACCGGCTCGGACGCGGCGACACGCTGTACCTCACCGGCGGGGTCCGGCACCGCTGGCGGGCCACCGTGCCGGACACCCGGCTGGTCGTCGTCGCCGTCGCCGAGCACATCGAGGCGGTCCGGGAAGGCCCCCGCCGGTGAGGGCGTGCCGGTGAGGGTGGTCTCCCTGGTGCCGTCGCTGACCGAGGCGGTGGCCCGTACGGTGCCGGGCGCCCTGGT encodes the following:
- a CDS encoding helix-turn-helix domain-containing protein — translated: MGDHKDQHLRVGAAVRRRRRDLELTLAVVSERSGLSVPFLSQIENDRARPSQTSLEKVADALRTTAVELLAAADPACSVDVVRDEDPDPQLAPRVRSLVRGHHQMHASEFTGDHDAGRELQYRNDQLMFVAEGAVEIEAEGRAYRLGRGDTLYLTGGVRHRWRATVPDTRLVVVAVAEHIEAVREGPRR